CCATATCTCCGTTCAAATCATTCATTGTAAGGTAGCTATTCATATTATCGCTGTTCAGGTTGTTCATCAGGTTGGACTTGTATTCATCCTCAACAGGATTAGAACTAGGAATGtgatatatattgtttatatggTTACTTtggtttatataatttatatgattcaTCTGGTTCGATTGgtttatttgatttatttggtttatttgatttatttgGTTTATTTGACTTATTTGGTTTATTTGACTTATTTGGTTTATTTGACTTATTTGgtttatttgatttatttgGTTCGATTGATTCATTGGATCCATTTGGTTCATTGAATCCATTTGTACCTTTGGATCCATTTGCATCCTCGGATCCATTTGCATCCTTGGATCCATTTGTATCCTTAGATCCATTTGCATCATTGGATCCATTTGTACCATTTTGCTTGATTGTCTCGTCTTACCTACACTTCCTACATAACTCATGTCATTCACAAAATATTTCGTAGGTGTCAACACcttttgttcatttattttatgggttgctcttttatttttcttcccCTCTTTCCTTTCACTCTGAATTGCACTGACAATCGTATCTTCactaacttttttttttataaaatcattatttatgttaGGATCTAATAGTTCATCATTAACATCAACAATAACAGTATCTTGGCTAATCTTTTTCActatattttccatatcattttttatatttttcatatttttcatatttttcatatttttctcatttttctcatttttctcatttttctcatttttctcatttttctcatttttctcatttttctcatttttctcatttttctcattttccccatttttcatattattattatttgtgtcCCTTTCGTTGTTTACAACATCATATATCACTGTGTCTTTACTTCCTTTTTGTTCAATATGTTcttcaattttattaattgtacatgtatcatttatatcgtttgatttatttattgtacgTTCTTGTTTGATTTGTTCATTTTCTgttgtattaatatttttattcatgaaatcattttcatcattttgattccttatacttttattattattattattatgttcatttatatcattacatATTTCATGTTGCTCACTTTCATTTTGATGtgatatcatattattttcatcttgATGTTCATttgtttctttatttattacatgaTCGTTCTTCAGTTCATCGTTCATTACATTTTGTTCCATCTCAGAAGAAATGATAACTTTATTTGAAGCATTCACATTTTCGTTATCTTGAGAAAAGGATGTTGGTTCATTTTGTATACATAAATTATCATCCTGAATATTTAGTTGATCACccttatcattatcataatttgcGTTCTGCACAATATGTTCGTTGATCATAGtaaaatcatttttatacatttctacatcatttgttatattttctacatcgttattattcatattattgtatgtatatgtatcGCTATCGCTACAAATTTGTTTGGGTTCATCATCTATAGTATCATATACATTTTCGTTGTTTAAGATGGAATTATTGTTGCTATAATTATCTGTGTTTATCATAATAGATGAttcgttattattatatggttCTTGTTTGTTGTCTATGGtatcattaataatatagttatttaaattatcacaattttgtttttcttcatCGTTTGATGAAATATCAACATTTGGTAACATACGACTATTAGAtgatacattattattaacaacaTCTAATACATTTGAATTATTTCtaatatcattaatattgttgttatttaCATCTGATTCATTACACATTTCACTTTGTTTATTAACAAAATTTATGTTGTCTATTTTTGTATCTACAACATTTTTATCACTTTCTTTAACATAAttagaattatttttaatttcgtTATCTTCTTCCATAGTATATTTTAGTTCATAACATGAACTATtactataaatattattaatattatcattattatcatcattattattatcattattatcatcattattgttatctaTTCCATTTGtttcatttgttttatttgttttatttgttcCTTTTGCATTGTTACAATTAATAGACATATCCATTTTAATTTCCTTTTCTGAATTTTCATTGTTCATTGAAATATAAGACAATACttcatttttctttcctTCATCACACACGTTCATTTTATCATGTTCAGAATTAGAGACATCCAAAACATCTCTAATTacttcatcatttatattattcatttgaatattttcattattattatgataattatttctACTCTCTTTTATTAAAACGTCATCCGAATCATTTATTTTCTGCTCATGTTGATCATTCTTTCGATATTCTGTTATATtacttaatatattattctccTCTtcattatacattttattatgtaataatgtTTCATTCATCTGGTGTGTatcattttgttcttttatattttccatatgaTTAgctgatatattatatttgttactAACATTACACATGTCCTGACTTTCATGGTGAGAATCTTTACATTCCTTactatcatttttaattatcccatcattatctttaatattaatatggtCTTTTGTACATTCATTAagatttatgtttttattaacattCGTATATTCTTTCATTTCTTCATATCCACTTTTATGTTCATTGTCTCCTTTAATATAATCCGACGAATTAAATGGGTTACTCATTTGactaaattaaatattaaagtatggattattcttatatatatatatatatatataaatatatatataaatatataaatatatatataaatatataaatatatatatatttttatatatttatatatatttatatatatttatatttatttttttttgtgcacTTAATATAATCTTACaatcattatatgtattataacaATCAAAGAACTATTCGTACTTTTCTTCTGTGTTTATTTTTTCGCCttcttcaatttttttttcttgtctATTGTTTGTTTTCTCCttattatgattaataatattatgcatCCCTTATAGCTAGCTAATTTTTATAgcatacaataataataaaaaaaaaaaaaaaaaaaaaaaaaaaaaaaaatataaaacaatatatatatatatatttatatttatatatccattTGTTTTATCTTTTTACTTTTggctgttttttttttttttttttttttattttattttctatatatatatatatatatattataaaatagatTTATGATTAatgatttaaaataaaaacgcactttatttttcaaatataataataatatttttatattataatttcttgtggtattatttaacatttatatttttaagtaaGTGCAAATTTATGTAGGACACAAGAATAAATTGAACTAAACCTTGAAAggattaacaaaaaaaaaaaaaaaataaaataataaaatgataaaataggaaaaaaaatgaatgaacaaaaaaatagagggattatatatttattaaaaaaaaaaaaaaaaaaaaaaaaaaaaaaaaggatacacgcgtataaaataaaatatacatatataggcttatatacatacatacatatatatatatatatattaattttccAGTTTAAAATGTCctatttttttacaaaacgcaattaattatttcatgttaaatatgtatatttatatatatatatgattttttttatgttaaatttttattatatacatagatatattatttttaaacatatcCCTACTTTTTCGTAAggtaatttttttctatacacacatatatataatatatatatatataattattttaattattattacattcttTACTAATAAAATGGttaacaaattataaaagcaatggaaaaaaaaaaaaaaataaacttatacaaaaaaataaaataaaacaaaaaaagaataaaatactacacaattatatatatatatatatatattatatgttaatatatatttatttaatattattaaaatgggtatatatacaaaagaaacatatacatatttaacatatttaattatatatatatatatatatatatatatataatttattcaaATTACACCATACAAAATAAATCTTTAAGAACATTACTCCTTActttaataaaaaggaaaaggaaaatagCATGTTCCAAAAaattgtgtatatatatatttttttttaaatataaatcaaaagACTTGAACGTattaacacaaaaaaaaaatgaaaaaataaaacaaaaaaaaagaacaaaacatatatatatataaaatattaataaactTTTACATTTGTTAAAAATGGAATTATCTGTACATATATAGTTTTTAAAAtgatgtataatattattatatataatgacaatgattatgtttatatatagatgtgtacatgtaaatatatatatatatatataaatatatatatattaataataaaaagaggGTGAGGAAAAAAATTGGTTCTTAGGTAattttctaaatatatttaaatgtgtACCACATATGAACTCcaattttgtttcttttttttaaatattaatataatataatataaatgggaaaaaaaacaaaaatttgtgtagatgtattaatttttgttaccactaaaataatattaaagaattatTGCATGAacaacatataattataattataattatatatatttattttttaatatatacactaTAATGTAacaaaaattttcatattatatataatccttattattttttttatttttacaaattgTATAATAAGGAAAACGAGTCATAGAAAGTGTACTTCATGTagcaagaaaaaaaaaaaaaaaaaaaaaaccagaaaattaaattatgttaatgtaaacataatatataatgaaaagtagaaagtgttaaaaaaaaaaatttcttttaaataagaTTAAATAAGGgggaattataaaaattaatattataaaaaatattaaaaaatatataaaacaaatattatattatattatatatatatatatatatatatataggttgtgtaattttatcattaaaGAAAGTTGTAACACCAATATGAAATGAAaaggtaaaaataaaaatagagcGAAAtagggggaaaaaaaaaaaaaaaaagaggtcaaaaaattaaaataaaatagaaagtTAATTCATATTTGTAATTAATAAACTAATTATaacttcaaaaaaaaaaaaaaaaaaaaagaacgtacaaattaatttatagaactttataattataatttttttttttttttttttttaaattatattaacattaataggtataatatatatatatatatatatatatatatatatatatatttataagattTTATATTGGTTacgtttttattttatttttatgaatattttttccaaaaaaaaaaaaaaaatcatttttttttttttttttactataaaaaatatataattataacattaaataaaaaggaaaaattatatatatatataataaatatttctattaataaggaaaaaaatatatttatttaatgaaaataagattaataaagaacaaatccgaacaaaaaaattagtcGTTATATTTAGTTGACATGTGTGTGAAAAAAGGCACCTATTTAAGAACAGAGATAATTTTTAATGAGAGCATtaccatatttataatatatatatatatatatatatatatatatgtttatttatttatttatttattattctcCTTATATTAAAacgtaaaaaaaatgatttatattttttttattttaaagtataattatataaaagagaaaataaaattaatttattatttaaccgtttatatagaatataccaaacatgtgtgtatatatagatttaatacatatttgttaggggtgtttttttttttttttgcttcttCCTCTTctgttaaaatatattatagaaatttcaaatatttatatttcctctatatatagagagaaataaaaattcaaaaaattgacacttattatatatatatatatatataaatgtattatttagaaatataattgacaattataaattaatattatatattaaataaattactgagaaaatgtaaaaaattagaaaatacTGTTCTGTGCCTttgattaaaaaaatatacatttcgttcaaggaaaaatataaatatatatattaatatttatatatatttatatatattgtttatttattgttacaataaatatacataaaaatagatatatatgcaagaataaattattactacttaaatactatatatatatatatatatatataattttccatataattattcttaGCATATTTTTcgttgttatttttttttagaactagctatttttttttttttttaagaaaaatgTTATGAACACCTGACTTGTTCATAAGTGTAATAAATTATgattaatgatatatttttttaaagaaaataacaataaaattataagtataaataaataaatatataatataatatttattatattaagtaATAAGTtaaatttatcatatatattatataactaCCTTAATTGTAGCTTtagaataaagaaaaataaataagataataatagtactatatattcaaaataaagatatatatatatatatatatatatatatatatattataaataaattgtaTAATTAATAAGGTGTCAATATGTATTTCAAATTTAAGAATaatcttattatatttagtaaatatttaatatgctaatatcttaaaatatataggtgcaaaaaaaaaaaaaaaaaaataaaataaaataaaaaaaaaatgaactaCACTAAAAGATAAATAGTTTCACTGATCcatattgaaaaaatatatttatatatatatatttatttattaattttataaaaaaatacataatatatatataatttaaaaaaaaaatatttgatcGCTTTAATTTtcctttcattttatatttactattttattttgttttttgtaaTTCATTTCAATTATTTAGATTTTCCAagtttccaaaaaaaaaaaaaaaaaaaaatgtaaatattcatatataatatatatttagttaaatatatgataatagtTTAAaacttttcaaaaaaaaaaaaaatatttattgtgACTTGGAgtttcctttattttttcgtttttcccattttattatattatattatattatattagtatataaatgttacacatatatatatataatatataatatatatatattatatatacatttcttTGTAATTTCATTTgttagaaaaataaataaaaaaatattcccATTTAATATTGAGTGcatttaaataaatgtatttaattatatatcgtatacgtaaaaaaaaaaaataaaaaaaaaaaaaaaaaaaaaggaaatatttattatttatatattttctcttttttatttttaatattttgttttaatctTTTAATCCCTTATTAAATTGTTACATATCATTTTAAAGATatgatttaattaatttttatataaataatagtaataataataataataaaatatatttattaatacaatattatatatataaatatatatatatatatatatatatatatatattatatttattataataaatgtatatattagaaaAGGATTAAAAAAAGGGacattgttattttttattttattttacaacCATGAGAATACATTGTTTTTCTTtcgttttattatatttcttatttgtGAATAATGTTAATTGTCTATTAAAAAAAGTGttacatcatttttattgtaaCAATGAAAATTGTTACGATATTTTAGGTAAGCCAAGAGGAAAATAAAAtcgtatatacatatgtataaatataaatatatatatatatatatatatatatatatatatatatatatatatatatgttatttatatttttttgtgtgttatgccgttttttattttaggCGTTAACGAAAAGGCTAGCTTGGACGAAATAAAATTTTCGTATTTCAGGCTTTTGAAGAAAGTTGAAAAAAATCATGAtagagaaaagaaaaaaagaattgtGAAAGCTTTCAACGTATTAGTAAATAAAAGtacaagaaaatattatgattattatttaaaatatccaAATAGTTTTTTGAATTTAGTATATttgaatatgtatatattttataaattatttaaaattatttgcatattattattgattGGATTATTGTTATGTGTAtttcaatatatacataataaatatgaattaaaaaGGGTAATACAGAAATCATCAAAAAATAAAGCTTTTAAAAAAGAGGTACAGAATAGGATATCTAGTCAACATCCTGGATTTATGAATTAtgatataaagaagaaaaagaaaatagaaGAACAAATTGAAGAAGAGGTAGTACAAGAAATTGTTATGATTAATAATCAGAAGACTAAGAAATTATTACTAGCTGATTTAATCATTGtaaaacttttatttttGCCTAAACAATTAtggttttatattatatggaatataaaatgggttattaaatataatatattaaatgaagatTATGATGAACAtgataagatatatattaccagaaaatatatgaacatatcAATGGATAAATGGAACACATTAAATccagaagaaaaaaaaaattatttaaaaaaagaattgtgGATGAAAGCAAAACAGGAAGAATTTCTTCAAGAAATAAAGGAAAGGGATAGATTGAATAAAATATCGAGtgctaaatataaaaaacaaataagaatgaagaaaaaaggTTTAAGTTTTAATTACAACGATTAGATATTTGATTCATATGTACCTATGGGTCATAGCCATAAATGGTATAtgacattattatataaaaatattatttatgaaaTTGATTCAGCTCGACAACACAagagtaaataaataaataaataaatatatatatatatatatatatatatatatatatatatatatatatataaatatataaataaatatatgtataaaaaaatatgtatataaaaatatgtatataaaaatatatatatattaatgtataatggatattattttgttttgtgATACATTTTACATGtccatcttttatatttacaagatatatatatatatatatatatatatatattttattttttatttttttgtgaaatatgtttatgttatcaaaaatataatttattttttaaagacaAAATGGGAAGTTTTAATGGTTacttaaaaatattcaaatatatatgatatatatgatctatttttttatttttttatgtttttttttaagaatggttttaaagaattattacaaataatgataaaaggtttattaaaaaaaaaaaaaaaaaaaaaaatttaattataagcAAATGTattgataaattatattaattatatatatatatatatataatatatgttgtatatatatttatgtgtgtgATTAATCATACCTTAGTGGACAGGTAATAAAATGTGAcacaataaataatatagtcAAACGTAACaacttaaaatatataatttttatagatactgaaaaaaaataataataaaaaataaaaaggggAAAGAagtaaaatgtatataatttatatattatgccATATAACTTAATATAGTCATAATAAATCCTATCTCCTATTTTTACatgcttttttttatttttttatttttttatttttttattttttaatttttttaatttttttttttctttaattttttaatttttttaatttttttttttctttaatttttaatttttattttattttatttttttttttttttctaaggACATAATTGCTCGTCCAGGGCTTCTTTCACATTTATCACTTTTTGCCTTAGGATGAATAGagcttttttaaaaatatctgCGGCCGAGAAACATCCTGTAGATTCAATTGTAAATATGAAATggtttttttccttttggaatgatatttttttaggATATTTTTCAATACATACTCTACAAGTCGAACAACTGAGAggattttttacaaaaatttGTTGACTATCTTCAATATCGAAGACTTTTTGTGGACATATATTAACTagatcttttttttcttcataggATAACTGTTCATTagtattaaatgaaaaatgtggatacattttataaacaGCTGTACAAACAGGTGACCATTTTGCATGTGTTTTACCAATACCTTTTTGTAAAAAGCAGATTAATTCAATTTCTTGTCCGCTACTAATTTttgtaattaatatattttcgtCTACAACTTTTGGTGGGTTTTTCTCGAATTTTATTCTTTGTTGTTCATTTATAGGACACCATTTTAAATCTTTTGAATAAATAGATTGATAATTATCATTCCCCGTTCTTTTACTACTAAATTTTACATGtaatttaaaacaaaaacaatttaaatgattatatttttcattatcttcTTTATAATTGATTAAATCTGCATCAAATTTAAAAGGTATTAATCCTAAACGATGACATAATATTTCATCAGCTATAATTCCTGTATTCTGATACATATTAACTTTTTCAATGGCTATCGTAGGTACTTCTGATAACATAATTCTTCTTAAAGCATTTGCTATCGAAACATCcatattctttatttctaatattaatatattttcctcATTCTTTATTACATTCATTTCTAAATTCTCTTCAAATTTTcttatatcaaaataattcTCCTTAtctgaaaaataataactacCATAAAAATTGGTAGTCGTAGCATTCCTTGGACCCTCTTCTCCAAGCTGAACAAAATTGTCTcgatattttacattttccATATCTCTACAaaattttattcattattcatgttataataatataaatgttatatacACAAGGttgcatataaaaatatatatatataaagggaaaaaagaaaaaaaaaaaaaaaataaagaaataaaagtaatatatatgtgcaatttttaattatctACATAAGAAATTGGCTAATATTAAATTGGTATATAATATgtgcttatatatatatatatatatatatttattaatttatttatttatttatttatttatttatttatttatttttatttaaaatgaaTCCATGTTTTAAACAATTTTACTTATATTTAACTatacttcattttttttttttttttttttttttttttttttttttccgaattatattatactttttaCAGATGATGGCTTATGAAAAGTTCCATTTTGCAAGCCACCAAAAACATCAAAAGGAAAAGtcgaaaacaaaaaataaagaaaaagaaatatataaaaataattaataatatatatattttttaattctttattctacataaatgtattttataaaatggtattatatatatatatatataatatatatcatatatcataattcttataattccttaatttatatgtcgttataatatatttatcaaaataaacaaaattttcaaaaatataagaatacataaataaaataaagtaacatgaaattttttttttttcttttttttatataattttcgtaaataaaataattcaacCTTACATTGTTTTGTAaaatatcacatatatatatatatatatatataaatatatattgatatatatataatataatattatcattacaatagaatttttatttttttttttccccttggcaatatttagaaaaaataaaatatataatatttcattatatatatatatatatatatgtatatataataaatagcCTTacgaatattatataaataaatattattatacataacataaatatatttataatattaatatataatgttattatatacgCATATATACTTactatatatactatattttttattaacataaatttctttttctttttcttttttttttttattctttttttattctttttacttcattttttttttttaatggataattttataatatatatatataatatatatatttctatgtAATCGGTTTTTATGTAAGCATTTCAATATCTATGAGAttcttaatataatataatattacctTTATTCAATTCATAtgatttcatattatatatgtaaaataaaaaaaatatatatatcattataaatacatatatatatatatatatatatatatataatatattatagtaatatatgtttattatatttttattttcacccttacttttttatgaaatgtaattaattattttacatatttattattgattataatatatatataatacctttttttaataaaatgttatattagtaaaaaaaaaaaaaagaacaaaaagaaaacagtcatttatgtttatatattaattatattactatacatattttcataaatacataatatcaatatatattatatatgtgttattatttatgatataatttgctttacatatatataatataatatataatttttaatgcaaaaaaaaataaatatacgtgttatcaattttattttttcaatattttagaaaaaaacaatatatatatatatatatatatatatataatataataataaagaaagaagaaatgataattaatttatatatataatagctttatcatttttgtaacaatatatagaatatactcttttttttttcttcttttttttttttttttatttaaattaagaATAAGTTTGTTATCTTTTTAATTgacacattttttattatttgaataaaataaaaaaatatatatgtatatgtaaacattaaaatattaattaagtctccacattatttattttaatattttcaatataaatGTGACcccacatataaaaaaaaaacacaaaatataaatgatacttatataaataaacacattatataaatataatatatatataaatatataaatatatatatatatatatatatttatgtatttataaggACAAATTAAAGAGATATTtagaatatatacatttttaaagaattcacaaattttatatttatttataaatata
This Plasmodium falciparum 3D7 genome assembly, chromosome: 11 DNA region includes the following protein-coding sequences:
- a CDS encoding AP2 domain transcription factor AP2-O, putative; translation: MSNPFNSSDYIKGDNEHKSGYEEMKEYTNVNKNINLNECTKDHINIKDNDGIIKNDSKECKDSHHESQDMCNVSNKYNISANHMENIKEQNDTHQMNETLLHNKMYNEEENNILSNITEYRKNDQHEQKINDSDDVLIKESRNNYHNNNENIQMNNINDEVIRDVLDVSNSEHDKMNVCDEGKKNEVLSYISMNNENSEKEIKMDMSINCNNAKGTNKTNKTNETNGIDNNNDDNNDNNNDDNNDNINNIYSNSSCYELKYTMEEDNEIKNNSNYVKESDKNVVDTKIDNINFVNKQSEMCNESDVNNNNINDIRNNSNVLDVVNNNVSSNSRMLPNVDISSNDEEKQNCDNLNNYIINDTIDNKQEPYNNNESSIMINTDNYSNNNSILNNENVYDTIDDEPKQICSDSDTYTYNNMNNNDVENITNDVEMYKNDFTMINEHIVQNANYDNDKGDQLNIQDDNLCIQNEPTSFSQDNENVNASNKVIISSEMEQNVMNDELKNDHVINKETNEHQDENNMISHQNESEQHEICNDINEHNNNNNKSIRNQNDENDFMNKNINTTENEQIKQERTINKSNDINDTCTINKIEEHIEQKGSKDTVIYDVVNNERDTNNNNMKNGENEKNEKNEKNEKNEKNEKNEKNEKNEKNEKNMKNMKNMKNIKNDMENIVKKISQDTVIVDVNDELLDPNINNDFIKKKVSEDTIVSAIQSERKEGKKNKRATHKINEQKVLTPTKYFVNDMSYVGSVGKTRQSSKMVQMDPMMQMDLRIQMDPRMQMDPRMQMDPKVQMDSMNQMDPMNQSNQINQINQISQINQISQINQISQINQINQINQINQINQSNQMNHINYINQSNHINNIYHIPSSNPVEDEYKSNLMNNLNSDNMNSYLTMNDLNGDMDCKYAQSGRKDYMRNSGKVEEQIMNMNNEKYLQWFDTIYTVCVKLDDLCCRLSGTFPHSMNIWEREGKINMNTLKSAFYKYEDMKLNLNNNDEGNNKSVMMSPNYTASNNVDSSIDDPYMKSNYMSPSIINKNDDIKIKRMKKYNMNHMDDSNISMYTKNAINKQINLTNNNRKNYRSNDPYINIENYTPMDNNISQMEDYLQIDNYTPNIIDPNVCNNFINCNKNNKINQNKNNKIMNTNSVHDYVIPNDLYNVENINVMGNNTTHNEKGKRTRRKSSDKNMKAPKLTKEEEEEMELLKLYNNNNNNNENNISNIASIQNNITNNLITNGKYSNDLFFHQNGFNNCSLYNEENKMNCSEHLNIVPINHNNNNIMCSNNHINMLAMNNNVINYKEENTSTTKKGKKGNRKINATKNIEKKTPKKNSTVNRSNNKVIKNESEFEYLLELSDKEGPNLDNPEDLKCDVAGVYWDKRSWIASWYDNGKRYYKSFSAKTHGFYKSKFWAIKVRLSKVKGQTIFGKNSRKNKNNKTDADNTNGNNNNVNNTNAGNIITLNNLNNVNNLNNVNNLNNVNNLNNVNNLNNVNNLNNVNNLNNVNNLNNINNNTNISSTNMTGSSLNSPLLNGVHMNNIHMNSINRNNINMNNINMNNINMNNINMNNINMNNVNDMNNVNINNPNIINDNHMPYHNPIMPVNNNIPLNNL
- a CDS encoding DnaJ protein, putative → MRIHCFSFVLLYFLFVNNVNCLLKKVLHHFYCNNENCYDILGVNEKASLDEIKFSYFRLLKKVEKNHDREKKKRIVKAFNVLVNKSTRKYYDYYLKYPNSFLNLVYLNMYIFYKLFKIICILLLIGLLLCVFQYIHNKYELKRVIQKSSKNKAFKKEVQNRISSQHPGFMNYDIKKKKKIEEQIEEEVVQEIVMINNQKTKKLLLADLIIVKLLFLPKQLWFYIIWNIKWVIKYNILNEDYDEHDKIYITRKYMNISMDKWNTLNPEEKKNYLKKELWMKAKQEEFLQEIKERDRLNKISSAKYKKQIRMKKKGLSFNYND
- a CDS encoding DNA-directed RNA polymerases I and III subunit RPAC1, putative produces the protein MENVKYRDNFVQLGEEGPRNATTTNFYGSYYFSDKENYFDIRKFEENLEMNVIKNEENILILEIKNMDVSIANALRRIMLSEVPTIAIEKVNMYQNTGIIADEILCHRLGLIPFKFDADLINYKEDNEKYNHLNCFCFKLHVKFSSKRTGNDNYQSIYSKDLKWCPINEQQRIKFEKNPPKVVDENILITKISSGQEIELICFLQKGIGKTHAKWSPVCTAVYKMYPHFSFNTNEQLSYEEKKDLVNICPQKVFDIEDSQQIFVKNPLSCSTCRVCIEKYPKKISFQKEKNHFIFTIESTGCFSAADIFKKALFILRQKVINVKEALDEQLCP